DNA sequence from the Alteribacter lacisalsi genome:
TTCGGATAGATTGTTGCTTTTTGTATTATTTAGAAGTAGCGGAAGGCGGCAACTCCAGCGGGAATAGCATCGGCTGAAAACGCCCGCCTGCAGCGTAATATATCAACATTCTTTACGAAAAGAGCTTTCAGAAAACATGTGTAAACGACTGATCTTATTCTTCATCAAAGAGGAACAGGTCAGTGGAGAGGTAACGTTCTCCCGTATCACAGGCGATGGCAACGACGACGTCGTCCGGGCTGAGCCGTTTTGCAACCTGGAGTGCAGCAAAGCAGGCTGCTCCTGATGAAGGACCTACCAGAATGCCTTCCTCGCGGGACAGACGACGGGAGATGTCATACGCATCTTCATCTGTAATCGTGAAGATTTCCCCGTACACATCCTCGTTTAGAATAGGCGGTACAAAGCCCGGACTCGTACCGACAAGCTTATGGGGTCCCGGTTGCCCGCCTGAAAGTACAGGAGAGCCTTTCGGTTCGACTACATGCACGCTCACATCGGGATAGAACTTTTTAAGTTCCTCGCCTGTTCCTGTGATCGTTCCGCCGGTACCGGAAGCAGCCACAAAGGCACTTAGGGGCTTGCCGATCTGCTTCATCGCTTCCCGTATTTCCAGAGCGGTCGTTTTCCGATGGGCTTCGGGATTCGCTTCGTTTTCAAACTGCATCGGCATAAAACTGTTTGGAATTTCCTTAACGAGCTCGTGTGCCTTTTCGATCGCACCGGGCATTTTTTTATCCCCTGGTGTAAGGACGACCTCGGCTCCGTAAGCTTTTAGAAGATTAATCCGTTCCTGGCTCATCGTATCGGGCATGGTGAGAATCGTACGGTATCCCCGGGCAGCCGTATTCATCGCAATCCCGATCCCGGTGTTCCCTGAAGTTGGCTCGATGATGACCGAATCTTTGTTAAGGTGTCCGTCCTTTTCAGCCTGGACAATCATATTGTAGGCTGCACGGTCTTTTACACTGCCGCTGGGATTCATAAATTCAAGTTTTAAATAGACATCGGCACCTGTTTCGGGGGCCAGTTTCTGAAGTTTAACGAGCGGGGTATCGCCAATCAGTTCTGCCATATTTTCCACTACGCGCATGACAATCATCCTTTCTGCATTGGTTCGTGTTTACTTTTGCATGATCAAGGTTATATTTTGGTTAAACTAAAATACGGCTTTTTTCCATCTTTCCTGATCGTGGTTGTCGGAATTAGAACAGTTTTATTTTATCACATAAAAGATTGATCATAAAAGGAGGACTGTCTGTGAGTGAGGATCATTATTTCATTGCATTTCCTGTCCCGGAGAAGGTTCATGAGCCGCTGATCCGTGTTCAGCAAACATATGGAACAGGTGAAAAATTTAAAAATGAAACGGATCGTGAGGACTTTCATATTACATTGTTATTTTTCGGAGGCTGGGATAATGAAAAAAGAGAACGGCTCTGGGCGGAACTGAAAGCAAAAATAGCAGAAGAACCGGCATTCTCACTCTCCCTCAGAGAGGTTGGCTTTTTTGGACGGCCGGCAGAGCCGAGAGTGCTGTTCGGAGGGCTCAAATACAGTAAAACCCTGATGGCTGTTCAAAAGAAAATAAGCGGTCTTGCAGAAAAGCACGGGTTCCCTGTAGAATCCAGACCCTATACACCGCATATCACTCTTGCGAAGGGGTATAAGGCAGACAAGCCATTAAAACTCCAGCATCTCGATTCTGATCTGCCGGGTATCGAATGGAATGTGGACGAGGTGATTCTTTACAAGATTCATCCATCCCGGAGACCGAAGTACGAAAAAATAGATACAATTACCCTTGTTCGTTAAAAAATGAGGTGGAATCCTACCATGAGCGCAGTAAGGAGCCTGTGCTAGAATGAAATAAGCATATAAACCAGGGGGGAACGATGTGGCGCAGTTAGTGAAATTATCCAATTACATTTCCAGATATGAAATGGACCTTCACCATTACTCGAGGCGTTACCCCCGTCTGAAAAAAGAACGCTGGCAGAGAATGAGAGAGTACTGGGAAACTGAACAGAAAAGACCGCTTCTTAGTGATTATGAGGAAATTGTCACATCCAGTTACGGAGTCGAAGGGACATCCTGGAAGCGATTTTTCAGACGTTTTCCTCTTCTGCATAAATGGTCCGGCCAATCAGAGGCTGAAGATGTGGAGCAAGCAGGAAGACTTAACAGACCCGTTTCCACAATTGAGGCACTGGGCCGTACGTTCAAGGAAGAACTGTACCGGTTTCAGTTAAGCTGGGCTTCATCTACAATCTCGGAAACATCGCAGATTAGTAAAGAATTTCTTAAAGATACACTGCTTGCAAGGCTTGTTAAGGATCTCCCTGATACATATTTGATTCTATACTGTCCGGTCGTCAGAATCCGTAACGCGGAAGTAGAGATTGGCATTATTGTTGTGACCCCTGTTGAGATCTGGCTGCTGCAGGCACTTGAAGGGGATGAACACACGATTTACACTCCCTTGGACGAGCGGTACTGGAGCAGAAGAGGGAGGGGCAGGGAGGATAAGATGGTTCACCCGGGGATTGCCCTCAGGCGGATGGTGTCGGTCATTCGAGAGATTCTGCAGGAACAGGATCATCCGGCCGTTTTGAAAACGGCTGTACTTGCCAGAAACAGTTTTATTGATGTAACAGGCAAAGGGCAGAGGATGCTGACAATCGATAAACGTTCTTACGGCACCTGGTTTGAGCAGATGAAAAAAAACCATTCACCTATAAAGCCCGCCCAGCTGCAGACTGTAAGATTACTTTTGAAGTACTGTGAGACCTATGCTGCCGCACGTTCGGTACTTTCGGAAGAAAGGGCGGAAAATCAAGAAAGGGGATTCAGCGTCTAATCACGCTGAATCCCCTTTCTTCATTGTTTAGGTAAATAAAGTTTCCAGACATTGTCGGGTTTCGCTTCAAAGCTCCTTTGTCAAAGCAGCTGAGGAGGCTCGTCGGCATCACCGCGTAAAGGGAGCGGTTGGCGTGCAGCAGAGAGTGGCTTCTTTTAATCCATCCGCTTCAGTTTCCAGATTTCAGAAGCATATTCCTGAATGGTCCGGTCGCTTGAAAATTTTCCTGAGTATGCCGTGTTTGTCATACTCATATTCATCCATGTGGATTTGTCCCGGTAAGCCTGCTCAACCAGCTCGTGGGCTTCGATATAGGCATCAAAATCCTTCAGAACGAAATACGGATCGTTATGGTAAAGAATGTGGTAGTAAATATCCTTAAACTCAATTTCCTGTGAGCCGAACGCACCTTCGTTCAGCTGATCGAGAATACGGCGGACACGTTCGTCTGTGTTGTAAATGTCCCGTGCGACATAGCCGCCGTGATGATAGTAATGGAGCACTTCATCTGCTGTGAGTCCAAAAATAAATATGTTCCGGTCCCCTACAAGGTCCCGAATTTCAATGTTTGCGCCATCGAGTGTGCCCACTGTAAGCGCACCATTCATCATCATTTTCATATTCCCGGTCCCGGAGGCTTCCTTACTCGCTGTGGAAATCTGCTCACTGATATCCGTTGCAGGTATGATCTTCTCTGCAAGACTCACATTGTAGTTTTCCAGAAAGACAACTTTCAGTTTGTCGTTTATAGAGGCGTCATTATTAATGATTGACGCCATACGGTTAATCAGTTTTATGACTTCTTTTGCAAAATAGTAGCTTGGTGCCGCCTTTGCTCCAAATATGAACGTTCGCGGAGTAATATCGAGATTCGGATTGTCCTTGAGTTCGTTGTAAAGATGAATCACATGGAAAATGTTCAGGAGCTGGCGCTTGTACTCATGGAGCCTTTTGATCTGCACGTCAAAGATCGAATGTTCATTTACTGTTATTCCTGTTTTCTCATGGATAAAGTTTGCCAGCTTTGCCTTGTTTCTCAGCTTAACTTCAGATACCCGGTCAAGGAAAGGTTCATCACGTGAGTAGCGGAGAAGGCTAATCAACTGGTTCGGTCTGGTGATCCACTGAGGACCGATTACATCGGTAATTAGAGACGAAAGTTCCGGGTTTACCTGAAGCAGCCAGCGGCGGTGGGTGATCCCGTTCGTTTTATTGTTGAAGCGGTCCGGGAAAAGGGTATAGAAATTCTTCATTTCTTTTTTCTTCAGAATTTCGGTATGAAGACGGGCAACGCCGTTCACGCTGAAGCTTCCGACAATGGCCAGGCGGGCCATATGAATCTGGTCATCAGCGATAATGGCAAGCTCGTGGACCTTATTCTGAAGCTCAGGATAATTATTCCAGACTTCTGTGCAGAATCGTTCGTTAATTTCATTAATGATCATGTGAAGGCGGGGAAGAAGGGACTTCACCATATCCTGGGGCCATTTTTCCAGTGCCTCACTTAGTGTTGTGTGATTGGTATAAGCCACTGTTTTTGTCGTAATTTCCCACGCATCATCCCAGCCGAAGCGTTCTTCATCCATCAGAATCCGCATCAGTTCAGGCACCGCAAGACTTGGGTGCGTATCGTTTATCTGAATGACGATTTTTTCAGGAAGGTGGATGAGTGAACGGCTGATGTTCTTTTTGTACTGCCGGATAATACTCTTCAGGCTGGAAGAGACAAGAAAGTACTGCTGCTTCAGCCGGAGCACTTTTCCATCGTAGCCGGAATCATCCGGATACAGAAATCCCGAAATCTGCTCAATAGAATGCTTGTGATCGAGATGATGGAAGTATTGGGAATTCTGCGTCGACATCATGTCGGTTGTGCCAGAGTTGGATTCAGCACTCCAGAGACGCAGCGTATTGACGACTCCGTTTTGATAGCCTGCAATCGGCACATCGTAGGGAACGGCTGTCACTTTATCTGTGTTTTCGTACTTAAATTCCAGGCTGCCGTCGTTCTTTTTGAGCATATGAATATCGCCGCCAAAGTGAATATCGATGGCTTCCTCTGCTTTCCGTGTTTCCCACGGATATTCTTCCTTAAGCCAGTAGTCGGGCAGTTCAACCTGATGCCCGTGGATAATCCGCTGCTCAAAAAGACCGTAGCGGTAGCGGATCCCGCATCCATGACCTGCAAATTTCAGGGACGCAATAGATTCAAGAAAGCAGGCCGCCAGACGTCCAAGGCCGCCGTTTCCAAGCCCGGCATCATGTTCAATCGAGTAGACTTTTTCCGGATCGTAGCCCATTTTCACGAGGGCTTCGTTACATGCGTCGAGCATGCCGGTATTTAACAGGTTGCTTTCAAGAAGCCGTCCAATCAGAAACTCCATGGAAAGATAGTAGACCTGTTTGGTCTGAGTCTGTTTATAGAGATCCTGGGTGTCGATCCAATTTTTGTTCATTTCTTCACTAACAATGCCGCAGATGGCATAAAATAGATCTTTCTCGGAGGCATCTGCAAGAGAGATCCCTCCGACCTTTTCTGTTTTATGCTTAATTTCGTCGATCCATTTTTCCGTTGTCAACTGAGCCAAGATGATTCACTCCCTAGGAATAGATGTTGGCGTTTTCGAATGCTTCATAAAGCTCAGTATAGGCAGCACCCGAGTCTTTCCAGCTGTACTGGCTTTTATTTACGTTCTTTAGCAGTTGAATCCACTGGATCGGGTTATGATAAATGGCCAGGGAATTTTGGAGTGCGTCCAGAAGTTCATGTGCGTTGTAATTCGCGAACCGGAAACCGTTTCCTTCCCCGGTAATTTCGTTAAACGGCTCAACTGTATCTCTGAGCCCGCCTGTTTCTCTTACAATCGGTACCGCTTTATACTGAAGGGCAATCAGCTGGGAAAGGCCACAAGGTTCAAACTGGGAAGGCATGATGAAAAAATCTGATGCAGCGTACATCTGCCGGGCCAGCTTTTCATCAAAAGTCAGCCTCACAGCCAGCTTTTCCGGGTGACGCTCCTGGGCGTGATAAAAGTACTCTTCAAATTCCCCGTCACCAGTACCAAGGACCGCAACCTGCACATCCTCCTGTAAAAATTCATCAAGGATTCGCTGAACAAGATGAAAACCCTTCTGCTCTACGAGGCGGGAAATGATCGTATAAAACGGCTTTTCCCCGTCCACTGGAAGGTGGAGCTGTTCCTGCAAATACTCTTTGTTTTCTTTCTTTTTACCCCGCGAATGGCGGTAGTTTGAGAAAATATAGGGATCTTTAAGCGGATGATAGTCATTTGTATCAATCCCGTTGATGATTCCCGATAGATCAGTGGCCCTCTCGTTAAGAAGATCATGAAGACCTTCCCCGTAAAAAGGATCCTTGATTTCCTCGGCGTAGCTTGGGCTTACGGTGGTGATTTTGTCTGCATGGAAAATGCCGCTCTTCATGCAGTTAAGCATACCGTTCCACTCCAGACCGCCAAAGTGTTCAATCGAAAGGTTAAAGAGTTCGTCGAACATCTGATGAGGCATCATACCCTGGTACTTGATATTGTGAATCGTAAAGACTGTCCTAAGGTCTTCTAAAGGCTGGATAATTTTTGCGAAAGCAGGAACCAGACCAGTCTGCCAATCGTGGGCATGAATGATATCCGGTGTGAATCCAAGATACGGCAGAGCTTCGATCACGGCGCGGCTGAAGAAGACGAAGCGCTCGCCATCGTCGTAATATCCGTAAACCCCTTTGCGGGTAAAGTAATAGTCATTGGATACAAAAAAGTATTCGACACCATTATGCTCAAGCGTATAAAGGGAAGCTTCCTGGTTACGCCATCCAACTGGAACGTTGATAGTTGCCGTAAGTTCCATCTGTGCCTGCCAGTGTGACGGCATTTCATCGTACAAAGGCAGAATGACTTTCACATGTGCTTTTCTGGATTTATTTAACTCCTGGGGAAGGGAGCCGATGACATCAGCAAGCCCTCCGGTTTTAATGAATGGTGTACATTCGGATGCAGCAAATAATACGTTTTTCATCACCAGTCTCCTTTTAAGTCACCCGGCAGCAGGTTTGGCTGCCGGGGTGGTTTCGTTCAGCTTTTCATGAATAATTAACAAGTGGGTGGTCGCTTCAGGCGGGCGCTTTCCGCGGGCATCATCTCAGCCTACTCGGGTAAATTCCTGCTTCTTCCTCTGCAAGCATATCCTTCGAAGCGGTCTGCGTCGAAGCAACTCGCAGCTTATTCGTGAAGCAAATGCTCGTCGCTGGAGTCGCCGCCTTACGCTTAACCAATTACATTACTTTACGTTTGGCCACAACATATGGCTTTGACGCTGATCCGATGAAGGTCTGTCCTTCGGTTACCGTGACATCTTTATCAAGGATCACGTTTTCCAGGTGGACGCCTTCTTCAATCGTGCACCGCTGCATAATCACAGAGTTTACGACTCTCGCTCCCGGTTTCACTTTAACACCACGGAACAGGATGCTGTTCTCAACTTCTCCGTTTACTTCACAGCCGTTGGCGAGAAGGGAATCCTTTACTTCAGAAAGGTCCAGGTACTTCGTGGGAGGCTCGTTACTGATCTTTGTTTTAATAAAAGCGTTTTTGTAGAAAAGCTCTTTATAGTTGTCGGGATCGAGCAGGTTCATATTGTTTCTGAAAAAGCTCTCGACGGAATTAATAAAAGCGGTGTAGCCCACATGTTCGTACGTCTGAACGTTCAGGTCCTGAAGGTTGTCTTTAATGCCGTCCAGGAACAGATGACCCTTGTGCCGGGCAATACATTCGTCAACAATCTTCATCAGCAGCTCTTTGCTGATGATATACACCCCGGTAAAGACGTGGGGGTTAGTGTGTTCATTGGTCATATCCTTAACCCAACCGCGGTCGTCCTGCTCAACCCGGAGGCACTGTTCATGTTCTTTCTCAAGCTCCTGAACCCGTGTAGTGACAAGAGTAACATCCGCCTTGCGCTCCAGGTGATAGTCAAAGGCTTCCTGGTAATCGGCGTTAGATAAAAACTGGCTGCCGCTCACAATGACATAGTTGGATCGTCCCCTGTTGAAATAGTCCCGGTTATTGTGAAAATGGCTCAGGTCTCCACGTGAGATGTCTGTTGGATCGTTCCAGTCCGGAGGAAGGATGAAGAGACCGCCGTTTCTTCGGTCAAGTTCCCAGTCAGCACCAGTTCCGAGGTGGTCCATCAGGGAACGATATTTGTTCCGGGTAAAAATGGCAACGTCCTGAACGTTGGAGCGGACCATGTTGGATAATGTAAAGTCTATCAGACGGTAGCGGCCCGCGAAGGGGACGGCTGCACCGCACCGGAAATAGGTGAGTTCGCTCAGGTAGTCGTGTTCGTGTTCAAGGTTGATAAGGCCCATCATTGTTTCCATATTGTAAGGATCCTCCTTTAGGTTCTCATTTGTAAGAATGCTTTTTCCTCTGTTCTATTTCAGTGCAGCAAGCTCCACATTTTCGTTGTCAATGACAAACGGTTCCTCCCCTTCTGGAGTGGAGATGTAGGATCCCGGTGGAATAACCGTGTCTTCCTTAATGATTGCCCGTTCGATAACGGAGTTGGCACCGATCTTTACACGAGGGTGAATGATGGATTCACGAACCGTGGACTTTTTTTCCACTTCCACATTTTCAAAGAGAATGGAGCGGTCCACTGTACCGCGGATCCAGCACCCTGAGTTAATCAGAGAATTGGTTATCTGGGTATTCCCGTTGATATATTGGGGCGGATAGTTGGAATCGTGAGAATAGGTCCGCCACGCCTTGTTGTTAAGAGATACAGGTTCATCCATATCCAGAAGGTCCATATTGGCTTCCCAGTAGCTTTGAACGGTACCGACATCCTTCCAGTAGCCTTGGAAACGGTAAGCGTACAGACGGCGGTCATCTTCAACCATGGCAGGGATAATGTCCTTGCCAAAATCGTGGCTGGAATTCATATTCTTCGCATCCTCAAGAAGGTAGTTACGCAGAACCTTCCAGCTGAAAATGTAAATCCCCATGGAGGCCAGGTTGTTTTTCGGATTGGCCGGCTTTTCATCAAACTCGTAAATTCTCAGATCGTCTGTTGTGTTCAGAATACCGAACCTTGAAGCCTCATCCCAAGGTACTTCAATCACGCTGATTGTGGCATCGGCGTTCTGTTCCTTGTGATGTTTCAGAAGCTTCTTATAATTCATTTGATAGATGTGATCTCCTGAAATAACAAGGATATATTCCGGATCGTAGCGGTCGATAAAGTGAATGTTCTGATAAATGGCATCTGCTGTGCCCGAATACCAGCTTCCCCCTTTTTTCTGAGTGTAGGGTGAAAGTACGGAGATACCGTCATGCTGACGGTCCATGTCCCATGGCTTCCCGATGCCGATATGCTTGTTAAGAAGGAGTGGGGAATACTGTGTCATTACCCCTACTGTGTGAATGTCGGAGTTGGCACAGTTGCTTAATGTGAAATCAATGATGCGGTACTTTCCTCCGAATGGTACTGCAGGCTTTGCCAGATCCTTTGTAAGAAGTCCGAGCCTTTTTCCTTCGCCGCCTGCCAGCAGCATGCCTACACACTCTTTTTTTCTGTTCATTCTGATTCCTCCTTATTGGATTTTCCTTCATCTATTTTTCTGAAAATGGTGACCGCCAGTGGAGGCACTTTGATTTTGATGGACTGCTGGTGGCCATGCCATTTTTCGGGCTGGGTAAAATGTTCTGCTGTATTAACCTGATTTGATCCGCTGAACATTTCGTCATCTGAGTTAAATACTTCAATATATTTGCCCGGTTCAGGTACCCCGACTTTATAGTCGTAGCTGACACCAGGGGTGAAGTTACACACAACGATCAGTTCCTCGCCCGGAGTTTTTGAACGCCTCATAAATGCAACGATGCTCTGATCGATATTATGAGGGTCGATCCATTCAAATCCATTCGGATTATGGTCCTGATCAAACAGGGCCGGATTTTCGAGATAAAAGTGATTGAGCTTTGAAAGATACGTGTGCATCGTCCTGTGCAGCGGGTACTCAAACAGGTGCCAGTCGAGCTGTTCCTGGTCTTTCCACTCTGCATATTGACCGAACTCACCGCCCATAAAGAGAAGCTTCTTCCCGGGATGGGTCATCATATATCCGTATAAAAGACGGAGCCCGGCAAACTGCTGCCACTGATCTCCCGGCATCTTATCCAGAAGGCTCTTTTTCCCGTGCACCACCTCGTCATGGGACAGGGGGAGAACGAAATTTTCGGTATGAGTGTACATAAATGAAAAAGTAAGCAGGTTATGGTGCCATTTTCGATAGACAGGATCGTATTCCATGTAATCAAGTGTGTCGTTCATCCAGCCCATATTCCACTTAAAGTTGAACCCGAGGCCGCCCTGGTAGGTTGGTGCCGTTACAAGCGGAAGGTCGGAACTGTCCTCTGCCATCATGAGACAGTTGGGATGATAACGGAATACGACTTCATTCAGCTTTTTGATAAATGCAACGGCTTCAAGGTTTTCTTCACCGTTGTACGTATTGTAGATTTTTTCCTCTCCGTCGGACCGGTCGAAGTTTAAATACAGCATACTGGCCACAGCGTCAGCCCGGATCCCGTCAATATGGTATTCTTCCATCCAGTAGAGGACGTTTGAGATCAGGAAACTCTGAACCTCTGGACGACCGAAATCGAATGTAAGCGTCCCCCAGGTTGATTTATCAGCTTTTTTCGAATCACTGTATTCAAATAATGGTTCACCATCAAATTGCCTGAGTCCATGTTCATCCTTACAGAAATGTCCTGGGACCCAGTCCATAATGACACCGAGATCATTTCGGTGACACTGATCCACGAAATATTTAAAGTCTTCCCGGGAACCGTACCGGCTTGTTACGGAAAAGTAGCCGGTAATCTGATAACCCCATGACAGATCAAAGGGATGCTCAGCAAGAGGGAGCAGTTCAATATGGGTAAAACCTAATGCTTTCACATAGGGAATCAGTTCGTCAGCCAGCTCCCTGTAGGTATAAAGTGTGCCGTCCTCACGGGTTTTCCATGAGCCGGCGTGTACTTCATACACATTGAGCGGTGACTCGTGGGGATTTTGTGACCCGGTCTGTTTCTGCCAGTCCCCGTCACTCCAGTTGAACGGGCGCTGCTCCTGGGTAAGAGAAGCGGTGGCAGGCCGGACCTCAGAATAAAAAGCGTACGGGTCACTTTTCAGAATCTGTTCCCCATGCGCTGTGTGGATTTGATATTTATATGGTGAATCAGGGGGGACATCTGTAAAGAATCCAGTCCATAGACCTGCGTCTGTGAGCCGCTCCAGCTGATGGGCGGAACTGTCCCATCCGTTAAAGTCCCCGGCAACGCCAATGCTTTGTGCGTGTGGTGCCCAGACAACAAACCGGAATCCTGCCTGCCCATCAAAAGTGATATGATGACAGCCCATAAATTGATAGCTCCGGTAATGGGTTCCCTGGTGAAAAAGATAAAGATCTTCTTCTGAGATGTGATACGCCATCGGAATTCCCCTTCCTATATATACCTTGTGGTGAATAATCATTCATAATTAGTAAATAGTGTGACTCTTTGTTCATACGGATTGCCCGATCGGGAAAGACTGGCAGGGAAATCTTAATTACAAACCTATTATCCTAATTTACCAGAGTTTTTCCCTAAATAAAATTAAAATTTTTTAAAGATTCAGTGAGGAAAACCTCTATTTTAAGGGAAAGATGTCGAATAAATTATCACCCCATAATATTGAGTATATATACATCGAAAAGTGTAAACGCTTCCATTGGTTTGAAGTATCCCGGTTAAGGCTATGTTATTATCAGAGTACTCTGCAAAAGGCTGCTCAAAGTGAGCCGAAAGACCTTCCTATGCTGTCACTTAATTGTTAATCAAAGGCATAGAATTATAGAAACCACGGTGAAAAGAGGAATGGAATTGGAAAAGTCTGTAGCCTGGATCGATGATGTAAAAAGATTAACCGTAAATGCTGACCAAATACACGCCCTGACCGGCTGCATTCCTGTTGTCAAAAGTGGAGGTGAAGAACTGGAGGGGAAGGTGGAAGAGACACATCTCGACCACACAGCCTCGATTATCTTCAAAAGTTCTCTGCCTATCGGGGGAGAAGCTGTGCTCCACTGGGGAGACCAGCAGTTTCCTGTATATGCAGGATCGGTAGTGCGTACGGCCTGGTTTGAAAAACATTTTACAGATACACAGGAAACGTATGGAGCCGAATGGGGTAAGGATGGCACGTTTTTTAAAGTGTGGGTTCCAACTGCTTCCAAGGTGAAATTATATTTAAATAATACGTATTACGAAATGAAAAAAAGTAAAAAAGGGGTTTGGAGTGTATTCGTTGAGGAGGATCTTCATCTAACCGCCTATCAGTACGAGGCTGCCATAAACGGAAAACTTATCAAAGTAAACGATCCATATGCTAAAGCACTGTCTGTGAATAGTAAAAAAAGTGTCGTAATTGATATGGCAAGAGCAGAGCCTGAAGGTTTTTTTACACATCGTCAGCCGGAGTTTGACAAGCCGGAGGATGCAATCATTTACGAATTGCACGTTAGAGACGCCACGATCGATGAAAAAAGCGGCGTTGTTAATAAAGGAAAGTTTAAAGGCTTGACTGAAACAGGAACCGTTACCGGCCAGAATGAATTAACTGGTCTGTCTTATTTTAAAGAACTCGGCATTACACATGTCCAGCTGCTTCCGGTAAATGACTTTGGACGTGTCGATGATCTTAATCCTGATAAACAGTACAACTGGGGTTACGACCCTCTCTTTTTTCAGGTCCCGGAAGGAAGTTATGCAACGGAACCTGAAGATCCCCTGTCCCGGATCCGTGAACTTCGTGAAATGATTGGAAGTTTTCATGAAAATGGATTAAATGTTATTTTGGATGTGGTTTATAACCATGTGTTCATTAAAGAGGAATCACCGTTCCACCAACTCGTTCCCGGCTATTATTTCAGATACCACGGTGACGGAACACCGGGAAACGGGACCGGTGTAGGAAATGATCTTGCAACCGAGCGTGTAATGGTGAGAAAATTTATTCTTGATTCCATCTCATGGTGGCTGCAGCAGTACCGTGCAGACGGGTTCCGCTTTGATCTGATGGGTGC
Encoded proteins:
- the glgA gene encoding glycogen synthase GlgA — encoded protein: MKNVLFAASECTPFIKTGGLADVIGSLPQELNKSRKAHVKVILPLYDEMPSHWQAQMELTATINVPVGWRNQEASLYTLEHNGVEYFFVSNDYYFTRKGVYGYYDDGERFVFFSRAVIEALPYLGFTPDIIHAHDWQTGLVPAFAKIIQPLEDLRTVFTIHNIKYQGMMPHQMFDELFNLSIEHFGGLEWNGMLNCMKSGIFHADKITTVSPSYAEEIKDPFYGEGLHDLLNERATDLSGIINGIDTNDYHPLKDPYIFSNYRHSRGKKKENKEYLQEQLHLPVDGEKPFYTIISRLVEQKGFHLVQRILDEFLQEDVQVAVLGTGDGEFEEYFYHAQERHPEKLAVRLTFDEKLARQMYAASDFFIMPSQFEPCGLSQLIALQYKAVPIVRETGGLRDTVEPFNEITGEGNGFRFANYNAHELLDALQNSLAIYHNPIQWIQLLKNVNKSQYSWKDSGAAYTELYEAFENANIYS
- the glgD gene encoding glucose-1-phosphate adenylyltransferase subunit GlgD, which codes for METMMGLINLEHEHDYLSELTYFRCGAAVPFAGRYRLIDFTLSNMVRSNVQDVAIFTRNKYRSLMDHLGTGADWELDRRNGGLFILPPDWNDPTDISRGDLSHFHNNRDYFNRGRSNYVIVSGSQFLSNADYQEAFDYHLERKADVTLVTTRVQELEKEHEQCLRVEQDDRGWVKDMTNEHTNPHVFTGVYIISKELLMKIVDECIARHKGHLFLDGIKDNLQDLNVQTYEHVGYTAFINSVESFFRNNMNLLDPDNYKELFYKNAFIKTKISNEPPTKYLDLSEVKDSLLANGCEVNGEVENSILFRGVKVKPGARVVNSVIMQRCTIEEGVHLENVILDKDVTVTEGQTFIGSASKPYVVAKRKVM
- a CDS encoding glucose-1-phosphate adenylyltransferase; this encodes MNRKKECVGMLLAGGEGKRLGLLTKDLAKPAVPFGGKYRIIDFTLSNCANSDIHTVGVMTQYSPLLLNKHIGIGKPWDMDRQHDGISVLSPYTQKKGGSWYSGTADAIYQNIHFIDRYDPEYILVISGDHIYQMNYKKLLKHHKEQNADATISVIEVPWDEASRFGILNTTDDLRIYEFDEKPANPKNNLASMGIYIFSWKVLRNYLLEDAKNMNSSHDFGKDIIPAMVEDDRRLYAYRFQGYWKDVGTVQSYWEANMDLLDMDEPVSLNNKAWRTYSHDSNYPPQYINGNTQITNSLINSGCWIRGTVDRSILFENVEVEKKSTVRESIIHPRVKIGANSVIERAIIKEDTVIPPGSYISTPEGEEPFVIDNENVELAALK
- the thpR gene encoding RNA 2',3'-cyclic phosphodiesterase, with translation MSEDHYFIAFPVPEKVHEPLIRVQQTYGTGEKFKNETDREDFHITLLFFGGWDNEKRERLWAELKAKIAEEPAFSLSLREVGFFGRPAEPRVLFGGLKYSKTLMAVQKKISGLAEKHGFPVESRPYTPHITLAKGYKADKPLKLQHLDSDLPGIEWNVDEVILYKIHPSRRPKYEKIDTITLVR
- the cysK gene encoding cysteine synthase A — protein: MRVVENMAELIGDTPLVKLQKLAPETGADVYLKLEFMNPSGSVKDRAAYNMIVQAEKDGHLNKDSVIIEPTSGNTGIGIAMNTAARGYRTILTMPDTMSQERINLLKAYGAEVVLTPGDKKMPGAIEKAHELVKEIPNSFMPMQFENEANPEAHRKTTALEIREAMKQIGKPLSAFVAASGTGGTITGTGEELKKFYPDVSVHVVEPKGSPVLSGGQPGPHKLVGTSPGFVPPILNEDVYGEIFTITDEDAYDISRRLSREEGILVGPSSGAACFAALQVAKRLSPDDVVVAIACDTGERYLSTDLFLFDEE
- a CDS encoding glycogen/starch/alpha-glucan phosphorylase, which encodes MTTEKWIDEIKHKTEKVGGISLADASEKDLFYAICGIVSEEMNKNWIDTQDLYKQTQTKQVYYLSMEFLIGRLLESNLLNTGMLDACNEALVKMGYDPEKVYSIEHDAGLGNGGLGRLAACFLESIASLKFAGHGCGIRYRYGLFEQRIIHGHQVELPDYWLKEEYPWETRKAEEAIDIHFGGDIHMLKKNDGSLEFKYENTDKVTAVPYDVPIAGYQNGVVNTLRLWSAESNSGTTDMMSTQNSQYFHHLDHKHSIEQISGFLYPDDSGYDGKVLRLKQQYFLVSSSLKSIIRQYKKNISRSLIHLPEKIVIQINDTHPSLAVPELMRILMDEERFGWDDAWEITTKTVAYTNHTTLSEALEKWPQDMVKSLLPRLHMIINEINERFCTEVWNNYPELQNKVHELAIIADDQIHMARLAIVGSFSVNGVARLHTEILKKKEMKNFYTLFPDRFNNKTNGITHRRWLLQVNPELSSLITDVIGPQWITRPNQLISLLRYSRDEPFLDRVSEVKLRNKAKLANFIHEKTGITVNEHSIFDVQIKRLHEYKRQLLNIFHVIHLYNELKDNPNLDITPRTFIFGAKAAPSYYFAKEVIKLINRMASIINNDASINDKLKVVFLENYNVSLAEKIIPATDISEQISTASKEASGTGNMKMMMNGALTVGTLDGANIEIRDLVGDRNIFIFGLTADEVLHYYHHGGYVARDIYNTDERVRRILDQLNEGAFGSQEIEFKDIYYHILYHNDPYFVLKDFDAYIEAHELVEQAYRDKSTWMNMSMTNTAYSGKFSSDRTIQEYASEIWKLKRMD